The genomic interval tgtttaaaaggtaataatgagtgtgtttgtttcagaaaaaatttgacacaaaaaattattttttaggatttaaaggatgtttgtttcatattttttaaaaattattttaaataggcttttaaataggtttCCAGGCCAggccaaacttttaaaaaggtcaggccagACCGAAAAagaagcctatgataggccgtaggccagacttaggcctaaaaaataaatcgtaggctaggctcaggcctttcaaagcctagcctgacctgacctattcccacccctacttGTGATGTTCATTCATGATTAATCGTACCATGATTTTACAACTCGGACCGATTCGACGAGTCAGACCAATTGGACCGAAAGCTAGACTCATGATCGATTTTTGTCACTTCTGTGGACCATTTATGCATGTAATCTAGTCAAACCTACTAAAACCTAGATAGatcaatttcatatatattaaaacttattttttaattaaaaaatagataaagaCTTATTGTAATCCTTGAGAAAAATTGCAACACTTAATTTAacctctaaaaaaataaaagtaatttttagtCTCTGAACAAAATAAATTGAGACAATTTAATCCTTACATTTTTTGCAATTTATTTGATCGATTAACGAAAGatagagaaaagaaaagaaaataaaaagaagattattatttaaaaatatggtGTGATGAAAGGAAATTATGATAAGGAATTATgcgtatttaaaaaatacaaaatacaaaaatcaaaattaagagaataaacaaaatatattatgttacagtcaaattaaatttttcaaaaatatttaaaaatacaatataatattatgacgatgtaaaatagttttacaccgTTGCTTAATGACAACCTTTCATTTTaccatataattatatttggtaaccgttttttaaaataacaatcaaATCATTCAATCTTATGTCTAAAACTAATTTACACAAAAAGTTGCATTTCATATTTTCTCATAGATAAAAAGACCAATCATACAAACACAATATATATTTGCAACAACTCCCTCACTCTCCTTCCACCCTAATTCAAGTGCCAATGGATAAAAAACCCTTATTCGAAAACCGCACAAAATCgaataattttaaacatttttagaTGTCCTTTTGTGAAAACTGCATATAtcagattttaaattttttttctaaatctgAACTAAATTGCAATCATAAAATTTAACacttacttattttttattagtatgatatattgtatttatatattatttgttaatttaatatttttttcttaacaattcttattagtttaattcaatctattttgttgttatttcatgtatattaaatatagttgatcattattattacaaaatgttaaatttaaatatattatatgttacaTTTAATATCAAACCtactattttattgtatttttataatattaatagaaTTGAAGAGAGCATTCAATTCTTTAAAGAAATCAATCCCCAATCacactaaaaaaacaaaaattctaaTAGTAAACACACACAAAACTTGAGgaaaacaataacaataataagaaAGAATCAATGATAAAGGAgcaatctaattttttatttattttctttttatggaGATTAGAGTTTGGAAACATGCgaacaagaacaacaacaacaaatttactttgtttttttaagaaatgaatttatttttcttcctaGACCAGCAAGAAATTATAAGGAAGGAATATATGATTGAAAAAATGGACATTAAGACAATAAATTGTAAATTGCAATAATTATAAGtgcaaaatttgaaaaaacaagaataaaataataacaaagaacaaaacaaaaatacgGAGAAGatagaaataaaatgaaacatCACATTCAAACTTctatgaaaaagataaatgataagACTTGTAAAATGAACATCACAAGAAACATGATTTCTGGATAAAGATAAAAGAAATGGCTCAATCTAAAACTATAAAGAGACGTATGATGTTCTAAATTTGATCGTGTTCCTTTAAATGAAACTCCAATTTTTAAGtgttaaattctaatttttaaatgtatttaatataaagttatattaacataattatattttttaaagtctcATGCTTTTTTGAGTGTAATTAACTTACGTGAACAGCTTCTATATAGTATTCTTTTAgcatacaataatttttaaaaattcattttgtgATTGTCATGCAAGTGAGCTTAATACTATATGTCAAAATGATCATATCAATGATGAAAGATCGGTGCATATATGATCCAATGACGTTGTGAGggaataaatttaacttttccCTTCCTTTTGCAAATACTAtactttgtaattttttgttgttaaattagttttttattacGTAGTTCAAGACGAATAATATATAATGGAATAAAACTAGCACCATAAAAATCATGCACTTCTATACTCTCTCGagaataaaatacaaacaaaattaattaatttatattttacaatgaaatataagaaaatatcattaacttctttatcatttaataatagtatttataaaatatttttcatttaatttaagttcttatttaattaatcaattcttttgttgttgatttaatttttttggtatagaaagtaaataaatttacttaattttttttattatactacATAGAATAAAGGGAATCGACTATTTTTCTTAATAcgcataatttaataaattttatttataatttatttcagataaaataataatgcagtaataattaatattttaaattttagtacaACAAGGGACTTATCAACATATGACAGCCTCCGAAAGTATATTCCAAGCGTAAGTTTAAGCGTGTAATAGTATTCATTACATTGTTCTCTATATATAAATAGTGGAATTGTAATAgaatggaaaataaatttgcatAATTCATTTTCTTAGTACAAAAACATCAAATCTTTCAAAATCAATAAGGTTGCGATTTGTGAGACCGAGAAAATTATTCCTAACATATTGAAGTTTTACCGCATTTTAGCACTCCCGATGAGCTCGTCAATGATCTCACAAATTTGacatcaacaacttcaaaatTTTGTTCAAGGCTATAATTGGGTTTTTTCACTTGTCCACCTTTTGTATCTATGAAGGATGCACCATTTTCAAAAGCGTCTCCAATTGAATAAAATTTCCATGTATCTCCAATTGCATTACTACTTTTTCTCCATGTCACCTACACACATTATATAATTAACCGATCAATATAACATATTGAAACCATTTTTTAAATGACATGgtcataataaataataaattggtATATATATTGCATGAAATCATTACCTCCTTATTCTCCGTTGGTGCTATGAAGAGGTTTGATTGGCTTTTAAGGCTTGGTCCCATGCTTCCACCAATTGCATATTGCACCCATCCCATGTACATATTGTTTGCAACGTGTGCATATCCATGACGaattctataatatttttaattaataattaagataATCAATAACTTTGTCAGTTTTTTAAGATAATTTGAAAGATGCATCGTTAGTTTATTCGACCTCTAACAAAAATGTAGTGTTTTgctgttattttttaaatatggtTACAAATTAAGTTTATGTAATAATATGACGAGTTCTCATTGACAGCGCATCTCTGTTgaacttattttttaactactaaattttgtaattattaattacCTAGGCATACGTTGGTTGCAATTAGGCCCAAAATAGTTGTATACTACTGTTACTTTCATGTTTTTGTCTCTTACGAATCCATCATCGTGTCCAAGAAGCATAACTTTATTTTGCTCCCTAAACCAATTGTTGGAGATTGTTACATCAGTAGAACCTCTTGTAACATCAAGAAGACCATCTTGACAATCATAAAGTGTGTTATGATCAATCCAAACCTTTGAAGCAGAAACCAATCTAATTGCATCTCCATCCACTTGACCCAATGGCATTATCTTTCCATTGGGACCCATCACCATTTCAGGAGCTTGAGGTCGACAATGATGAACCCTAATTCCGTGGATAATTATGTTTGTTgcctaataaaaaataataaacatatcaTTCTAAGTtaagaagtggaagatatgttcacgaataataaaaagaagaaatttaaaaattataataacaattataaaatctagtatgataaaaaagaaaattattgctgaaaatttgataaaataataataatttgtctcTAAGTTTATTGTTAGTTGTTAGAGACGATAACAAATTGTCTCTATTTTATTGTTAGAAATGATAAAACAGATATAAATTGCATTTGTTTCATCtctaattttcatttca from Cicer arietinum cultivar CDC Frontier isolate Library 1 chromosome 5, Cicar.CDCFrontier_v2.0, whole genome shotgun sequence carries:
- the LOC101492769 gene encoding probable pectate lyase 4 translates to MAGHQVINFSFWSFLLVVVMVMFFTINVSSVEQSKIKGMEMNVIDQCWRFNPEWRKHRQQLAMCSVGYVGKMTNNIGKDLVNYKVTDPSDHPLNPQPGTLRYGASKIQGKIWITFQRDMNIRLERPLLISSFTTIDGRGVNVHIANNACLMIYKATNIIIHGIRVHHCRPQAPEMVMGPNGKIMPLGQVDGDAIRLVSASKVWIDHNTLYDCQDGLLDVTRGSTDVTISNNWFREQNKVMLLGHDDGFVRDKNMKVTVVYNYFGPNCNQRMPRIRHGYAHVANNMYMGWVQYAIGGSMGPSLKSQSNLFIAPTENKEVTWRKSSNAIGDTWKFYSIGDAFENGASFIDTKGGQVKKPNYSLEQNFEVVDVKFVRSLTSSSGVLKCGKTSIC